The Candidatus Scalindua japonica DNA window GAACTCGTTAAGAGGGGAGAAGGGTCAGTGAGATCAAAGGAATGCGGTGAGTGCCACATTGACATTTATAAGGAGTGGGCAGGGTCATTGCACTCTAAAAGCTACACTAGTGAAGAATTCAGGGTTGCCACTAACAATTACGAATTTGAATTTTGTATCAGATGCCATGTTCCCAAAACGATATTTACATCATTAAAAAATGATACAGGTGATAATACAGAAACTTCAATAATAAAACCGGAAAATGGTGAAATAGAGGAGAGAGATTATAATCTAAGTGACGGTGTCAACTGCCAGGGGTGCCATCTTACTGTAGATTGTAAATTGTCAGGTCCGCATGCGGGAATTGCTCCACATCCAACTGAGAAGAATGAGGACCTGTATAAAAGGAGTGAACTTTGTGGCAAATGTCATGTTGATACATTTGAGGAATATTTAAAGTATGTTGATAATAGCAATGATGAAACATGTCAGGATTGCCATATGCCTGCTGTAAATCGTAAACTGATCCAGAATGAACCCTGGCAGAAATTACATGTTAAGA harbors:
- a CDS encoding multiheme c-type cytochrome is translated as MRSKECGECHIDIYKEWAGSLHSKSYTSEEFRVATNNYEFEFCIRCHVPKTIFTSLKNDTGDNTETSIIKPENGEIEERDYNLSDGVNCQGCHLTVDCKLSGPHAGIAPHPTEKNEDLYKRSELCGKCHVDTFEEYLKYVDNSNDETCQDCHMPAVNRKLIQNEPWQKLHVKKEGKAHTFSRLSAIERNKEFVELKFTDIKRDKNKITGNVEIVNTRVKHSVPTGKYGYKEIVLLINLNDNLGRIICSTQESMFLEMNTQLKPGEKRVFKFHFDMDDISSEHMGLEAVLFRTNFDRTDKTEFSKAELYLGI